A window of Gambusia affinis linkage group LG03, SWU_Gaff_1.0, whole genome shotgun sequence contains these coding sequences:
- the LOC122828577 gene encoding uncharacterized protein LOC122828577, with protein sequence MAQRKDGVRGSVTELFRFSAIKQRSRCQGGAAAPLRKGGRHAANMAVSRNRTCDGLQTWVTLSFTTPQFQFEAPHSLPLSRLRSLQNQTPVHPVVMNKWSLFKQAEPLVTCWCAGSSKWSFSSRDPLGGKITHSHRKTHSYTDSSNLWKCRELDPVLWKYCNDTMYSELVQQIKLEGEPESVDFGAEASVRRQHANLQTESNIKQFPLSSCKWS encoded by the exons ATGGCGCAGAGGAAGGATGGAGTCCGTGGCTCGGTTACTGAATTATTCCGTTTTTCAG CCATCAAGCAGCGCTCACGGTGCCAAGGTGGCGCAGCAGCTCCGCTAC gaaaggggggaagacatgcggcaaatatggCTgtgtccaggaatcgaacctgcgacggcctcCAAACTTGGGTCACGCTGTCCTTTACGACTCCACA GTTCCAGTTTGAAGCTCCTCACTCCTTACCTCTGTCTCGGCTGAGATCTCTGCAGAACCAGACTCCCGTCCATCCTGTAGTGATGAACAAATGGAGCCTCTTTAAACAAGCAGAGCCACTGGTCACCTGCTGGTGTGCAGGCAGCAGCAAGTGGAGCTTCTCCAGCAGAGATCCTCTTGGAGGAAAGATCACACACTcgcacagaaaaacacacagttaCACAGATTCTTCCAATCTGTGGAAATGTAGAGAACTTGATCCAGTTCTTTGGAAATACTGCAATGACACGATG TATTCAGAACTTGTTCAGCAAATAAAACTGGAGGGTGAGCCAGAAAGTGTCGATTTTGGTGCTGAGGCCTCAGTGAGGCGGCAGCATGCAAACCTGCAG ACAGAATCAAACATCAAGCAATTTCCTCTCAGTTCCTGCAAATGGAGCTGA
- the LOC122828580 gene encoding protein FAM240B — MNLALIHDRLYIKSFWENRISADSQHAESEETRMNKSALKKLREEWFVRLENRNKHLKKLNDGFVRKAKTEKSADQT, encoded by the exons ATGAACTTGGCTCTGATCCACGACCGTCTGTACATCAAGTCGTTCTGGGAGAACCGGATCAGCGCCGATAGCCAGCATGCTGAGAGCGAAGAAACCAGGATGAACAAGAGTGCCCTGAAAAA GCTGAGGGAAGAATGGTTCGTCCGTCTGGAGAACCGGAACAAACACCTGAAGAAGCTCAACGACGGCTTCGTCCGCAAGGCGAAGACGGAGAAGTCAGCTGACCAGAcatga
- the nudt18 gene encoding 8-oxo-dGDP phosphatase NUDT18 isoform X2, producing the protein MEMTAMERQQVEEQVEQLLSGQGSEVTLCDLGLELSKPATLRKNVTYIVCGIIFNEQEEVLMVQEAKPDCYKQWYLPAGRVEVGESLEEALRREVKEEAGFDCQPITLLLIQEQGPQWIRFIFLARITGGSMKTLTAADQESLQASWWDRQSSLSLRGRDILRLIDYGLRYHRSPWHGASLPLDLSCRHIVQRTLLLFVGAENRVWILLVQAPTPHLPTAAALKTHAVTWAANMAVQEALPASYYDHDVATLGILSLQHNGRQHGRTDGVCFNTLAALTPDRPQRDEDGLAVERPAPATPPPVENPRYVWMEVRAPALREELLRQSQNPTLLPVQSLY; encoded by the exons ATGGAGATGACGGCGATGGAGCGGCAGCAGGTGGAGgagcaggtggagcagctgctgagcggccaggggtcagaggtcactctGTGTGACCTGGGTCTGGAGCTGAGCAAGCCAGCGACTCTGAGGAAGAACGTCACCTACATCGTCTGCGGGATCATTTTCAACGAGCAG GAGGAGGTGCTGATGGTGCAGGAGGCGAAGCCGGACTGCTACAAGCAGTGGTACCTCCCAGCGGGGCGGGTGGAGGTGGGGGAGAGCCTGGAGGAGGCGCTGCGGAGGGAG GTGAAGGAAGAGGCGGGCTTTGACTGCCAGCCAATCACATTGCTGCTGATCCAGGAACAGGGACCGCAGTGGATCCGCTTCATCTTCCTGGCCCGCATCACAG GAGGAAGCATGAAGACGCTGACGGCGGCGGACCAGGAGTCTCTGCAGGCGTCCTGGTGGGACAGACAGTCCAGCCTGTCGCTCAGGGGGCGGGACATCCTGCGCCTCATCGACTACGGACTCAG GTACCACCGGAGCCCCTGGCACGGCGCCTCGCTGCCTCTGGACCTGAGCTGCCGCCACATCGTCCAGCGGACGCTGCTGCTGTTCGTCGGAGCCGAGAACCGGGTCTGGATCCTGCTGGTCCAAG CCCCGACCCCCCACCTGCCCACGGCGGCGGCCCTGAAGACGCACGCCGTGACGTGGGCGGCCAACATGGCGGTGCAGGAGGCGCTGCCGGCGTCGTACTACGACCACGACGTCGCCACGCTGGGCATCCTCAGCCTGCAGCACAACGGCCGGCAGCACGGCCGCACCGACGGCGTCTGCTTCAACACGCTGGCGGCGCTGACGCCCGACCGGCCGCAGCGGGACGAGGATGGCCTGGCGGTGGAGCGGCCGGCGCCGGCCACGCCCCCGCCGGTGGAGAACCCGCGCTACGTCTGGATGGAGGTCCGGGCGCCGGCGCTGAGGGAGGAGCTGCTGCGGCAGAGCCAGAACCCGACCCTGCTCCCGGTCCAAAGCCTGTACTGA
- the nudt18 gene encoding 8-oxo-dGDP phosphatase NUDT18 isoform X1 encodes MQRSRIQTGMEMTAMERQQVEEQVEQLLSGQGSEVTLCDLGLELSKPATLRKNVTYIVCGIIFNEQEEVLMVQEAKPDCYKQWYLPAGRVEVGESLEEALRREVKEEAGFDCQPITLLLIQEQGPQWIRFIFLARITGGSMKTLTAADQESLQASWWDRQSSLSLRGRDILRLIDYGLRYHRSPWHGASLPLDLSCRHIVQRTLLLFVGAENRVWILLVQAPTPHLPTAAALKTHAVTWAANMAVQEALPASYYDHDVATLGILSLQHNGRQHGRTDGVCFNTLAALTPDRPQRDEDGLAVERPAPATPPPVENPRYVWMEVRAPALREELLRQSQNPTLLPVQSLY; translated from the exons ATGCAGCGGAGTCGAATACAAACAG GCATGGAGATGACGGCGATGGAGCGGCAGCAGGTGGAGgagcaggtggagcagctgctgagcggccaggggtcagaggtcactctGTGTGACCTGGGTCTGGAGCTGAGCAAGCCAGCGACTCTGAGGAAGAACGTCACCTACATCGTCTGCGGGATCATTTTCAACGAGCAG GAGGAGGTGCTGATGGTGCAGGAGGCGAAGCCGGACTGCTACAAGCAGTGGTACCTCCCAGCGGGGCGGGTGGAGGTGGGGGAGAGCCTGGAGGAGGCGCTGCGGAGGGAG GTGAAGGAAGAGGCGGGCTTTGACTGCCAGCCAATCACATTGCTGCTGATCCAGGAACAGGGACCGCAGTGGATCCGCTTCATCTTCCTGGCCCGCATCACAG GAGGAAGCATGAAGACGCTGACGGCGGCGGACCAGGAGTCTCTGCAGGCGTCCTGGTGGGACAGACAGTCCAGCCTGTCGCTCAGGGGGCGGGACATCCTGCGCCTCATCGACTACGGACTCAG GTACCACCGGAGCCCCTGGCACGGCGCCTCGCTGCCTCTGGACCTGAGCTGCCGCCACATCGTCCAGCGGACGCTGCTGCTGTTCGTCGGAGCCGAGAACCGGGTCTGGATCCTGCTGGTCCAAG CCCCGACCCCCCACCTGCCCACGGCGGCGGCCCTGAAGACGCACGCCGTGACGTGGGCGGCCAACATGGCGGTGCAGGAGGCGCTGCCGGCGTCGTACTACGACCACGACGTCGCCACGCTGGGCATCCTCAGCCTGCAGCACAACGGCCGGCAGCACGGCCGCACCGACGGCGTCTGCTTCAACACGCTGGCGGCGCTGACGCCCGACCGGCCGCAGCGGGACGAGGATGGCCTGGCGGTGGAGCGGCCGGCGCCGGCCACGCCCCCGCCGGTGGAGAACCCGCGCTACGTCTGGATGGAGGTCCGGGCGCCGGCGCTGAGGGAGGAGCTGCTGCGGCAGAGCCAGAACCCGACCCTGCTCCCGGTCCAAAGCCTGTACTGA
- the sdhaf1 gene encoding succinate dehydrogenase assembly factor 1, mitochondrial, which translates to MSRHSKLQKQVLALYRHFLRAGKDKPGFLPRIRDEFRENARIKKTDVMHIEYLYRRGQRQLEQLRDANTKQLGSFSRGSEPG; encoded by the coding sequence ATGTCGCGGCACAGCAAGCTGCAGAAGCAGGTCCTGGCTCTGTACCGCCACTTCCTGCGGGCCGGCAAGGACAAACCGGGTTTCCTGCCCAGAATCCGGGACGAGTTCCGGGAGAACGCGCGCATCAAGAAGACGGACGTGATGCACATCGAGTACCTGTACCGCCGCGGCCAGCGgcagctggagcagctcagGGACGCCAACACCAAGCAGCTGGGTTCCTTCTCCAGAGGCAGCGAGCCGGGCTGA